The following are encoded together in the Peromyscus leucopus breed LL Stock chromosome 1, UCI_PerLeu_2.1, whole genome shotgun sequence genome:
- the Fgfbp3 gene encoding fibroblast growth factor-binding protein 3: MATAGRNPPRPSPLRLLLLLLGCCLLAAARKDKGAARREGTPASGPTGGSSGRFVSPEQHACSWQLLVPAPGTPTGGELALRCQAPGGARLHCAYRGHPERCATSGARRSHYWRRLLGALRRKPQPCLDPAPLPPRLCARKKAGAELHPPAHPTLSARPAEHPRPRARSRARPRQPVRSPSSPPEEKPSRAKTSAGGRKAGSDRVPEPPAVAELQPDGLDQNAELTETYCAEKWHSLCNFFVNFWNG, encoded by the coding sequence ATGGCCACCGCAGGCAGGAATCCTCCGAGGCCCTCGCCgctgaggctgctgctgctgctgctgggatgCTGCCTCCTCGCGGCTGCCCGAAAGGACAAGGGGGCTGCTCGTAGGGAGGGGACCCCGGCCTCGGGCCCCACGGGCGGTTCCTCGGGTCGCTTCGTGAGCCCAGAGCAGCACGCGTGCAGCTGGCAGCTCCTGGTGCCAGCCCCGGGGACGCCGACGGGCGGCGAGCTGGCCCTGCGCTGCCAGGCCCCGGGCGGGGCTCGCCTGCACTGCGCCTACCGCGGGCATCCCGAGCGCTGTGCGACCTCCGGCGCCCGGCGCTCGCACTACTGGAGGCGGCTGCTGGGCGCGCTGCGTAGGAAGCCGCAACCCTGCCTGGACCCCGCGCCGCTGCCACCGCGCCTGTGCGCCCGCAAGAAGGCCGGCGCCGAGCTGCACCCACCCGCTCACCCCACCCTGTCGGCGCGTCCAGCCGAGCATCCCCGGCCCAGGGCGCGGAGCCGGGCTCGGCCGCGACAGCCGGTTCGCTCTCCGAGCTCGCCGCCCGAGGAGAAGCCCTCGAGGGCGAAGACCAGCGCGGGTGGGAGGAAGGCGGGCTCGGACCGGGTCCCGGAGCCTCCCGCGGTGGCCGAGCTCCAGCCCGACGGGCTGGACCAGAACGCCGAGCTCACCGAGACCTACTGCGCCGAGAAGTGGCACTCCCTCTGCAACTTCTTTGTCAATTTCTGGAATGGCTGA